From Triticum aestivum cultivar Chinese Spring chromosome 4A, IWGSC CS RefSeq v2.1, whole genome shotgun sequence, a single genomic window includes:
- the LOC123084907 gene encoding heavy metal-associated isoprenylated plant protein 6 — translation MGAGKEAPGAVEGAAEPPPPVVLKMVLHCAGCAKKVRNSIKSMPGVQSVVADAAANRVVVAGTADAAALKARIESRTKKPVEIVSSGAGPGPAKPAAAPAAAEKKSPDKEGDKKDPDKGDKAGASKPQPPKEEDAAKKQPPTPTEEKKPTELQETTVLLKIRLHCDGCADRIRRRIYKIKGVKHVELEGNAKDEVKVTGTMDVPAMVAYLTEKLNRAVEAVAPGKKDKGAGDEKKDNKGAGDAEKKTDKEAGGDHVVMSQDKGKGIEVAGPSMASAAASVAPAPVQARTHHVSPYGQVPYPQPQGPPPSYYSPYGGNADGAGYAGAGSGSGGYYQQQQHPSANGYYQQQHPGGDAGGYYQQPREAGGYYQQQHPSGGYYQQEHPNHQAYQPYPPPYHFDTAPPSQMFSDENPNSCSVM, via the exons ATGGGGGCGGGGAAGGAAGCTCCCGGCGCCGTCGAGggcgccgccgagccgccgccgccggtcgtgCTCAAGATGGTCTTGCATTGCGCCGGCTGCGCCAAGAAGGTCCGCAACAGCATCAAGAGCATGCCCG GTGTGCAGTCGGTGGTGGCCGACGCGGCGGCGAACAGGGTCGTCGTGGCGGGGACGGCCGACGCGGCCGCGCTCAAGGCGCGGATCGAGTCCCGGACCAAGAAGCCCGTCGAGATCGTCTCCTCCGGCGCCGGCCCCGGCCCGGCCAAGCCCGCAGCAGCCCCCGCCGCGGCCGAGAAGAAGAGCCCCGACAAGGAGGGCGACAAGAAGGATCCCGACAAGGGGGATAAGGCCGGCGCCTCCAAGCCGCAGCCGCCCAAAGAGGAAGACGCGGCGAAGAAGCAACCGCCCACCCCCACCGAggagaagaagcccacggagctcCAG GAGACCACGGTGCTGCTCAAGATCCGCCTCCACTGCGACGGCTGCGCCGACCGCATCAGACGCCGGATATACAAAATAAAAG GGGTCAAGCATGTGGAGCTGGAGGGCAATGCCAAGGACGAGGTCAAGGTCACGGGCACCATGGACGTCCCCGCCATGGTGGCGTACCTGACCGAGAAGCTCAACCGCGCCGTCGAGGCCGTCGCGCCCGGCAAGAAGGACAAGGGCGCCGGCGACGAGAAGAAGGACAACAAGGGCGCCGGCGACGCCGAGAAGAAGACAGACAAAGAGGCGGGCGGCGACCACGTCGTCATGAGCCAGGACAAGGGGAAAGGCATCGAGGTGGCGGGCCCGTCCATGGCGTCCGCCGCGGCCTCCGTGGCGCCCGCGCCGGTCCAGGCGAGGACGCACCACGTCTCGCCGTACGGCCAGGTGCCGTACCCGCAGCCGCAGGGGCCCCCGCCCAGCTACTACAGCCCCTACGGCGGCAATGCCGACGGCGCGGGGTACGCCGGcgccggcagcggcagcggcggctactACCAACAACAGCAGCACCCCAGCGCCAACGGCTACTACCAGCAGCAGCACCCGGGCGGCGACGCCGGCGGCTACTACCAGCAACCAAGAGAGGCCGGCGGCTACTATCAGCAGCAGCACCCCAGCGGCGGCTACTACCAGCAGGAGCACCCCAACCACCAGGCGTACCAGCCGTACCCGCCGCCCTACCACTTCGACACGGCGCCGCCCTCGCAGATGTTCAGCGACGAGAACCCCAACTCCTGCTCCGTCATGTGA